The Phycisphaerales bacterium AB-hyl4 genome has a window encoding:
- a CDS encoding ADP-ribosylglycohydrolase family protein — MISDSEFRRRVMSCWLGKSVGGTLGMPYEGVRHTLDLTYYDPVPTEMLPNDDLDAQVVYAYLLDRMAEPRVDRHVLTEAWQHIGMSPDEYGICKRNLKLGLVPPATGSYDNPFTRGMGAAIRTELWACLAPDDPELAAAYAYEDACMDHADEGIAAATFLAAWESLAFVERDRERLLDRAIAFLPDDTELYQAVADTRQWWAESGDWQAVQRRLAERYLNDNFTDVVINVAYIVLGWVAGDGAFGKSICIAVNCGQDTDCTGATLGALLGICDPESIEEQWLTPIGQELVLSESVRGVTHPKTLDGFTDQVLDLRNRLKGRRPAVDDAPQATDHLAVRVDMGFVDGAALPTLEAGPCMPANAEVVYLPGQYVQWPSAECKGEQVWLRYCVTLEQARKVHVLFNTPEPMRVWLDGKGLLAGEGGAFVPAMHRAPKGQIATVELAEGEHEIVAVMRRPGEGKPLTWCVGLADTDAAPVERDWLVGVFERQGAIESGGQDHSMRAISSAGSFASISATDRVDR, encoded by the coding sequence ATGATTTCTGACTCCGAATTTCGTCGTCGGGTGATGTCCTGCTGGCTGGGCAAGTCGGTGGGTGGCACGTTGGGGATGCCGTACGAGGGGGTTCGGCATACGCTGGACCTGACGTACTACGACCCGGTGCCGACGGAGATGCTGCCTAACGATGACCTTGATGCGCAGGTGGTCTATGCGTATCTGCTCGACCGCATGGCTGAGCCACGCGTGGATCGGCATGTGCTGACGGAGGCGTGGCAGCACATCGGCATGTCGCCGGATGAATATGGCATCTGCAAACGCAATCTGAAGCTGGGCCTCGTGCCGCCGGCGACCGGCAGCTATGACAATCCGTTTACGCGGGGGATGGGCGCGGCGATTCGGACGGAGTTGTGGGCGTGTCTGGCGCCGGACGACCCCGAACTTGCCGCGGCTTATGCGTATGAAGATGCGTGCATGGATCATGCGGACGAAGGCATCGCGGCGGCGACATTCCTGGCAGCATGGGAGAGTCTTGCGTTTGTCGAACGTGACCGCGAACGGCTGCTTGATCGGGCCATCGCCTTTCTGCCTGATGACACGGAGCTTTACCAGGCGGTCGCCGACACACGGCAATGGTGGGCGGAATCGGGCGACTGGCAGGCGGTGCAGCGACGGCTTGCTGAACGATACTTGAACGACAACTTCACGGATGTGGTGATCAACGTCGCGTACATCGTGCTGGGCTGGGTGGCGGGGGACGGGGCGTTTGGCAAGTCGATCTGTATCGCAGTTAATTGCGGGCAGGACACCGACTGCACGGGCGCGACGCTTGGGGCGTTGCTGGGCATCTGTGATCCCGAGAGCATCGAGGAGCAATGGCTTACGCCGATTGGCCAGGAACTGGTCTTGAGCGAATCGGTCCGAGGCGTGACGCACCCGAAAACGCTTGACGGGTTTACCGACCAGGTGCTGGACCTTCGCAATCGGCTCAAGGGTCGACGGCCGGCGGTGGATGATGCGCCACAGGCAACGGATCACCTGGCGGTGCGGGTGGACATGGGATTTGTGGATGGCGCGGCGTTGCCGACGTTGGAGGCTGGGCCTTGCATGCCTGCAAACGCGGAGGTTGTGTATTTACCGGGGCAGTATGTGCAGTGGCCTTCGGCCGAGTGTAAAGGCGAACAGGTATGGCTGCGTTACTGCGTGACACTTGAGCAGGCGCGAAAGGTGCATGTGTTGTTCAACACGCCCGAGCCGATGCGTGTATGGCTGGATGGTAAGGGACTGCTCGCTGGCGAGGGCGGTGCGTTTGTGCCGGCGATGCACCGTGCGCCCAAGGGCCAGATCGCGACCGTTGAATTGGCCGAGGGGGAGCATGAGATTGTCGCGGTGATGCGTCGGCCAGGCGAGGGCAAGCCGTTGACGTGGTGCGTAGGCTTGGCCGACACGGACGCTGCCCCGGTGGAGCGGGACTGGCTGGTGGGGGTGTTCGAGCGGCAGGGGGCGATCGAGTCTGGGGGGCAGGATCACTCCATGCGTGCGATCTCGTCAGCAGGGAGTTTCGCTTCCATCAGCGCTACCGATCGAGTTGATCGATGA
- a CDS encoding type II secretion system protein, which yields MMSSFRSDTGIERSGRTNPPVRSTFTSRRGFTLIELLVVISIIALLVAILLPALSAARDSARAIACGSNQRQLGIAFAAYAADSRGSFPTTGNYPDNLGGVTSWYQPDNWINLLAVGYMDQPPTNQQGSPAGRNRLAAPSVWLCPNDQRERHSSGRYHGPTYGVNSLLTGFYAERQRHPFRVEEVTEPTKTPVLADMLANMNFHSFPGGLRDLTAGGNEPRWPHYDAGGDNFLFVDGHVQRVPQLEPDGMAVAGDLAAAEQVREIYARASQYFTQDRLFWF from the coding sequence ATGATGAGTTCTTTTCGAAGTGATACAGGTATAGAGCGATCTGGCCGCACCAATCCCCCGGTAAGGTCGACGTTCACCTCGCGGCGTGGTTTTACGCTTATCGAGCTTCTCGTGGTGATTTCCATCATCGCCTTGCTGGTTGCGATTCTCCTGCCGGCACTGAGCGCGGCGCGCGACTCCGCCCGGGCGATTGCCTGCGGATCAAACCAGAGGCAGTTGGGCATCGCCTTTGCGGCGTACGCCGCGGATTCGAGAGGGTCCTTCCCGACGACCGGAAACTATCCGGATAACCTGGGTGGCGTCACGTCGTGGTATCAGCCGGACAATTGGATCAACCTGTTGGCTGTTGGATACATGGACCAACCTCCCACCAACCAGCAGGGAAGCCCGGCAGGGCGGAATCGTCTTGCCGCGCCGAGCGTGTGGCTATGTCCGAACGATCAACGCGAGAGGCATAGCAGTGGCAGGTATCATGGCCCAACTTATGGCGTCAATTCGCTTCTGACCGGTTTCTATGCTGAGCGGCAAAGACACCCTTTTAGGGTTGAAGAAGTGACCGAGCCGACGAAAACGCCGGTGCTCGCGGATATGCTTGCCAACATGAATTTTCACAGTTTCCCCGGTGGATTGCGGGACCTGACTGCCGGCGGCAACGAGCCGCGTTGGCCCCATTATGATGCGGGCGGTGACAACTTTCTCTTTGTGGACGGGCATGTTCAACGTGTGCCGCAACTGGAGCCTGACGGCATGGCTGTCGCTGGAGACCTGGCTGCTGCCGAACAGGTCCGAGAGATATATGCACGCGCGTCGCAGTACTTCACTCAGGACCGTCTTTTCTGGTTCTGA
- a CDS encoding PEP-CTERM sorting domain-containing protein, with translation MYGIKRIVNGLSFSLLVAAGVACGTQAYAAPISQPYNDDFTGYNNGDAPANATVHANAYDGVENTFNIQGDAMRWDIQVDSQPPASNPIGSAAWQVTNMDAGSLSSFTVSTTLNLVSQSASAGNKEALPGLVLFGENLTGIEGSASHGAGNNFYWATYQVYGLGNQVGNIGRMQISGGGQSTLSGTFAFDSNNDYTLTVHGTYNELGHLTLEYTVSDGVTTSSVLSFTDTTPLTGEYFGLRGRMSGGADTQGVVVDYHNFTVVPEPASLGLVALGSLMMLSRRLRTRGGELAHANG, from the coding sequence ATGTACGGAATCAAAAGAATCGTGAATGGTTTAAGTTTCAGTTTATTGGTTGCTGCCGGTGTCGCCTGCGGAACGCAGGCCTATGCGGCGCCAATTTCTCAGCCTTATAACGACGATTTTACTGGCTACAACAACGGGGACGCCCCAGCCAATGCAACTGTTCATGCCAACGCTTATGACGGCGTTGAAAATACGTTCAACATCCAAGGCGATGCTATGCGTTGGGATATTCAAGTGGATAGCCAGCCGCCAGCGTCAAATCCGATTGGTTCGGCGGCTTGGCAGGTGACCAATATGGATGCTGGCAGTTTGTCCAGCTTTACTGTTTCGACAACACTGAACTTGGTGTCGCAATCGGCAAGCGCAGGCAATAAAGAAGCGCTGCCTGGCCTTGTGTTGTTTGGTGAGAACCTGACGGGCATAGAAGGTAGTGCGAGCCACGGCGCCGGTAACAACTTCTATTGGGCAACCTATCAGGTGTACGGGCTAGGCAACCAGGTTGGCAATATTGGGCGTATGCAAATAAGTGGCGGAGGCCAGAGCACGCTCAGTGGTACATTTGCTTTTGATTCGAACAACGATTACACGCTGACCGTCCATGGAACCTACAACGAACTTGGTCATTTGACGCTTGAATATACTGTGTCCGACGGTGTAACCACCTCATCCGTCTTGTCCTTTACAGACACAACACCATTGACGGGTGAATACTTCGGCTTACGTGGCCGAATGAGTGGTGGTGCGGATACACAGGGTGTCGTCGTTGACTATCACAACTTTACGGTTGTTCCTGAGCCGGCGTCGCTTGGCCTGGTGGCGCTCGGTTCGCTGATGATGCTCAGCCGACGCCTTCGAACTCGCGGCGGTGAGTTGGCGCACGCGAACGGGTAA
- a CDS encoding LacI family DNA-binding transcriptional regulator translates to MSKLTCDQNTTYRPPSIREIARRAGVSPSTVSRVVNKRVTTVPIAENTRKKVLEACRRLNYQPNIHATRLFAGRSNSIAFVVPQDTVGFSDVNLGKTLSALSVSAAAAGQEILLLTVDDRFLRSRKHISLFRSRSIDGMLIWGATPQHEAFIGELAQQGNWPVVIVNGSSAGKGLPRLLVDNRAGGAMMAEHLCSLKHQRIAFLSGPATVMASTARLEGFKAACERFGVEPEVVEGDFTLESGRALAEQLLSRPKPPTAIAGVNDSVALGVMEAADALGIRVPEALSVTGGDDVFPYYRPALTTFHAPMEELGRDGVRLLLEWIEGNRSTREDSQDSYYPVTFKRGATTAPPSESN, encoded by the coding sequence GTGAGTAAATTAACTTGCGATCAAAATACGACTTACCGGCCTCCGTCGATCCGTGAGATCGCTCGGCGGGCCGGGGTTTCGCCCAGTACGGTCAGTCGGGTCGTAAACAAGCGGGTCACCACCGTGCCCATCGCCGAGAATACGCGTAAGAAGGTGCTTGAGGCCTGCCGGCGACTCAATTACCAGCCCAATATTCATGCGACTCGTCTGTTTGCCGGCCGTTCCAATTCCATTGCCTTCGTGGTGCCGCAGGATACCGTGGGCTTTTCGGATGTGAATCTGGGTAAAACGCTTTCGGCGTTAAGTGTCTCCGCGGCGGCGGCGGGGCAGGAAATCCTGCTGCTTACGGTTGATGACAGGTTTCTTCGGTCGCGCAAGCACATTTCGCTGTTTCGCAGCCGCAGCATCGACGGCATGTTGATCTGGGGGGCGACCCCTCAGCATGAGGCGTTTATCGGTGAGCTGGCGCAGCAGGGGAACTGGCCGGTGGTCATCGTGAACGGTTCGTCGGCAGGGAAGGGGCTTCCTCGCCTGTTGGTGGATAACCGGGCCGGTGGTGCGATGATGGCGGAGCATCTGTGCTCGCTGAAGCATCAGCGCATCGCTTTTCTCAGCGGCCCTGCGACGGTGATGGCAAGTACGGCTCGATTGGAGGGCTTCAAGGCGGCGTGTGAGCGTTTCGGCGTTGAGCCGGAGGTGGTGGAAGGCGATTTCACCCTGGAAAGCGGGCGTGCTCTGGCGGAGCAGTTGTTGAGTCGGCCGAAGCCGCCGACGGCGATCGCGGGCGTGAACGATTCGGTGGCATTGGGCGTCATGGAAGCGGCTGACGCGCTGGGCATTCGCGTGCCAGAGGCGTTGTCGGTCACGGGTGGGGACGATGTTTTTCCCTATTACCGCCCGGCGTTGACAACGTTTCACGCACCGATGGAAGAACTCGGCCGCGATGGTGTGCGGCTGCTGCTGGAGTGGATCGAAGGCAATCGCTCAACCCGGGAAGATTCCCAGGACAGCTACTATCCAGTCACCTTCAAGCGAGGTGCGACCACGGCTCCCCCTTCGGAAAGCAATTAA
- a CDS encoding glycoside hydrolase family 130 protein: MVDILSKLAVSATPLKRHAANPILSADDVPYHATLVFNAGVAKYQGRYVMVFRNDYGRWGDTRFDGTNLGLAFSDDGVNWQVQPRPCITLEQARDLMRPLMPHRDTHEEIYRFYDPRLTVIDGRMHLCFAVDTAHGVCGGVAVTDDFDRFELLSISSPDNRNLVLFPEKIDGHYVRLERPMPVYSRRGRDRFDIWLARSPDLRYWGGQRCVLGVEDLPHANDKIGPGAPPIKTRLGWLTAIHTVNRDESRGKNGWEAKWTKRYDAGLALLDLEDPSRVVAVAPAPLLTPEASYETGHNATPDTDGFRNHVIFPGGMILEDDGEVKIYYGAADTVECLAKAHVDDLLAFCFGAALSD; the protein is encoded by the coding sequence ATGGTTGATATTCTTTCGAAGCTGGCGGTGTCTGCGACGCCGCTCAAACGCCACGCAGCCAATCCGATCCTTTCGGCCGACGACGTGCCATACCACGCCACGCTGGTGTTCAACGCCGGTGTCGCGAAGTATCAGGGCCGGTACGTCATGGTCTTTCGCAACGACTACGGCCGATGGGGCGATACGCGTTTCGACGGCACGAACCTCGGCCTTGCGTTCAGTGATGACGGCGTCAACTGGCAGGTTCAGCCCAGGCCGTGCATCACGCTTGAACAGGCCCGTGACCTGATGCGGCCGTTGATGCCACATCGGGACACGCACGAGGAGATCTACCGATTTTACGATCCGCGTCTGACCGTCATCGACGGCCGTATGCACTTGTGCTTTGCTGTGGACACGGCGCACGGCGTCTGCGGCGGGGTGGCGGTGACCGACGATTTTGATCGGTTCGAACTGCTCAGCATCAGTTCGCCAGACAATCGCAATCTGGTGCTGTTCCCGGAAAAAATCGACGGTCATTACGTGCGACTCGAACGCCCCATGCCCGTCTACAGCCGTCGCGGTCGCGACCGATTCGATATCTGGCTGGCACGCTCGCCCGATCTTAGATACTGGGGCGGGCAACGTTGTGTCCTTGGCGTAGAGGACCTGCCACACGCCAACGACAAGATCGGCCCAGGGGCCCCGCCGATCAAGACACGGCTTGGCTGGCTGACCGCGATTCATACCGTCAACCGCGACGAAAGCCGGGGCAAGAACGGCTGGGAGGCGAAGTGGACCAAGCGTTACGACGCCGGCTTGGCCTTGTTGGACCTTGAAGATCCTTCGCGCGTTGTCGCCGTAGCCCCGGCCCCGCTGCTGACGCCAGAAGCTTCCTATGAAACCGGCCACAACGCGACGCCCGACACCGATGGCTTTCGCAACCACGTAATCTTCCCCGGCGGCATGATTCTCGAAGACGACGGCGAGGTGAAAATCTACTATGGCGCGGCAGACACGGTCGAATGCCTGGCCAAGGCCCATGTGGATGATCTATTGGCATTCTGCTTCGGCGCAGCGTTGAGTGATTGA